A part of Raphanus sativus cultivar WK10039 unplaced genomic scaffold, ASM80110v3 Scaffold0015, whole genome shotgun sequence genomic DNA contains:
- the LOC130500698 gene encoding uncharacterized protein LOC130500698 has translation MKTGKLACGSRNLLGAFHLFHVSCVVHWFLFCESEILGSKMVCGKGKKRCTKQSGANMNGLVSNVSWQIFSVFCPECQGTGINIEGDEIERHVSAFSGMEVRGESE, from the exons ATGAAGACAGGGAAACTTGCGTGTGGCAGCAGAAACCTCCTCGGTGCGTTCCACCTGTTTCACGTGTCTTGTGTCGTACACTGGTTTCTCTTCTGTGAGAGTGAAATACTTGGGAGCAAGATGGTGTGTGGAAAGGGGAAAAAGAGATGCACAAAGCAGAGTGGTGCGAACATGAATGGGTTGGTTAGCAATGTTAGCTGGCAAATATTTTCAGTGTTCTGTCCAGAATGTCAAGGCACTGGGATAAACATTGAAGGAGATGAGATTGAGAGACACGTTTCCGCTTTCTCAG GCATGGAGGTTCGGGGTGAAAGTGAGTGA
- the LOC130500697 gene encoding E3 ubiquitin-protein ligase RMA2-like has translation MEIHNQEDNLAALGGFGGDFDCNICLDQVRDPVVTLCGHLFCWPCIYKWTYSTNHSRQRVDQYGNMKESPKCPVCKSDVSDATLVPIYGRGQKVPQSGSNIPTRPSGPVYDLRRVGQRAGQGESQRYMYRMPDPVVGVVCEMVYRRLFGESSSNVTPYRSDSYTSRRTMQADESLSRVYLFLLCFMVMCLILF, from the coding sequence ATGGAGATACACAACCAAGAAGACAACCTAGCAGCATTGGGTGGCTTTGGAGGAGACTTCGACTGCAACATATGTTTGGATCAGGTTCGTGACCCGGTCGTGACTTTGTGTGGCCACTTATTTTGTTGGCCCTGCATTTACAAGTGGACGTATTCTACCAACCATTCAAGACAACGCGTCGACCAGTACGGCAATATGAAGGAATCCCCAAAATGTCCGGTCTGCAAATCCGATGTCTCGGACGCTACGCTTGTCCCTATATACGGGCGGGGACAAAAAGTCCCCCAGTCTGGTTCAAACATACCGACCAGACCATCCGGTCCGGTTTATGACTTGAGAAGAGTTGGTCAACGTGCTGGACAAGGTGAGAGTCAACGGTACATGTATAGAATGCCTGATCCAGTGGTTGGTGTGGTATGCGAAATGGTATATCGGAGACTATTTGGAGAGTCTTCAAGCAACGTGACACCTTACCGGAGCGACAGCTACACAAGTCGGCGGACAATGCAGGCGGATGAGTCACTAAGCAGAGTCTACTTGTTCCTGCTTTGCTTCATGGTTATGTGTCTAATTCTTTTCTAA